The Candidatus Accumulibacter similis genome has a segment encoding these proteins:
- the kefC gene encoding glutathione-regulated potassium-efflux system protein KefC has protein sequence MRRWYVADLLGNALVYLAAAVVCVPIAKRSGLGSVLGYLIAGWLIGPWGLKLVGDVESTLHFAEFGVVLMLFLIGLELELKRLIEMRRAVFGGGSLQMAACGAVLALGLIALGLTWQAAVAAGLALALSSTAIAVQTMNERNLMTAPVGRSSFAVLLFQDIAAIPLIALVPFLGAAGGEAGDGWLGAAKAIGAIVGVVIIGRFLTRPLMRLIAKSEVREIFTAFALLLVIGIAQLMAGAGLSMALGAFLAGVLLASSEYRHALESDIAPFKGLLLGLFFIAVGMSIDFGQVIARPGLLAALVIGLLLVKGTMLALIAPRLEVPRAERWLFAALLAQAGEFAFVVFGVARAAQVLPRDWEGLLTAAVALSMAATPLLLIAFDRLTASRARTQRAADAIDDQNAPAIIAGMGRYGQIVGRVLLAQGIPITVLDHDPDQIDTLRKFGYHVFYGDATRLDLLTAAGAAQARLLVVAIDDVADSLAVVDLARASFPKLTIVARARNVRHWLELADRGVTAIERETFESSLRSARTALTVLGIEPYEARSIAEAFRRQNMITLNAMLPHFRDEAKTVAIAKSGREELEENLRRDREAREQAGAGGWL, from the coding sequence ATGCGGAGGTGGTACGTGGCTGACCTGTTGGGCAATGCCCTGGTGTACCTCGCGGCCGCCGTGGTCTGCGTGCCGATCGCCAAGCGCAGCGGCCTCGGCTCGGTGTTGGGCTACCTGATTGCCGGTTGGCTGATCGGCCCGTGGGGCCTGAAGCTGGTCGGCGACGTCGAGTCGACGTTGCACTTCGCCGAGTTCGGCGTCGTGCTGATGCTGTTCCTGATCGGCCTCGAACTCGAGCTGAAGCGTCTGATCGAGATGCGTCGCGCCGTGTTCGGTGGCGGCAGCCTGCAGATGGCCGCATGCGGCGCGGTGCTCGCGCTCGGCCTCATCGCCCTCGGCCTGACGTGGCAGGCCGCCGTCGCCGCCGGACTGGCGCTGGCGCTCTCGTCGACGGCCATCGCCGTGCAGACGATGAACGAACGCAACCTGATGACGGCACCTGTCGGCCGCAGCAGCTTTGCGGTGCTGCTGTTCCAGGACATCGCGGCGATACCGTTGATTGCCCTGGTGCCGTTCCTCGGTGCCGCCGGCGGCGAAGCAGGCGACGGCTGGCTGGGTGCGGCAAAGGCGATTGGCGCGATCGTCGGCGTCGTGATCATCGGCCGCTTTCTCACGCGACCGCTGATGCGGCTGATCGCCAAGTCGGAAGTGCGGGAAATCTTCACCGCTTTCGCCCTGCTTCTGGTGATCGGCATCGCCCAATTGATGGCCGGGGCCGGCCTGTCGATGGCGCTGGGAGCCTTCCTGGCCGGCGTGCTGCTGGCCAGCTCGGAATACCGGCACGCGCTGGAAAGCGACATCGCGCCGTTCAAGGGGTTGCTGCTCGGGCTCTTCTTCATCGCCGTGGGCATGTCGATCGACTTCGGCCAGGTGATCGCGCGGCCCGGCCTGCTGGCGGCTCTGGTCATTGGCCTGCTGCTGGTCAAGGGGACGATGCTGGCGTTGATCGCGCCGCGCCTCGAGGTTCCGCGCGCCGAGCGCTGGCTGTTCGCGGCCCTGCTCGCGCAGGCCGGCGAGTTTGCCTTCGTCGTCTTCGGCGTGGCGCGTGCGGCGCAGGTCCTGCCGCGCGACTGGGAAGGCCTGCTGACGGCCGCCGTGGCGCTGTCGATGGCCGCGACGCCGCTGCTGCTGATCGCTTTCGATCGCCTGACGGCGAGCCGCGCCCGCACGCAGCGTGCGGCGGACGCGATCGACGACCAGAATGCGCCGGCGATCATCGCCGGCATGGGGCGTTACGGGCAGATAGTCGGCCGCGTGCTGTTGGCGCAGGGCATCCCGATCACCGTCCTCGATCACGACCCGGACCAGATCGATACGCTGCGCAAGTTCGGCTACCATGTGTTCTATGGTGACGCCACGCGCCTCGATCTGCTGACGGCGGCCGGCGCTGCGCAGGCCAGGCTGCTGGTCGTGGCGATCGACGACGTGGCCGACAGCCTCGCCGTCGTTGACCTGGCGAGAGCGAGCTTTCCGAAGCTCACGATCGTCGCGCGCGCCCGCAATGTGCGGCACTGGCTGGAACTTGCCGATCGCGGCGTGACGGCGATCGAGCGCGAGACCTTCGAGTCGTCGTTGAGGAGCGCCCGCACGGCATTGACCGTCCTGGGCATCGAGCCCTACGAGGCGCGTTCGATCGCCGAGGCCTTTCGCCGCCAGAACATGATCACGCTCAACGCGATGCTGCCGCATTTTCGCGACGAGGCGAAAACCGTGGCGATTGCCAAGAGCGGCCGTGAGGAACTGGAGGAAAACCTGCGCCGCGACCGCGAGGCGCGCGAGCAGGCCGGCGCCGGCGGCTGGCTTTGA
- a CDS encoding Lrp/AsnC family transcriptional regulator: protein MSLRLDDIDRRLVLATQDGLPLVPRPYHQLATQLGIGPSEVMERLLRMLARGVIRRIGAVPNHYAIGYTANGMSVWDVPDEAIDELGVRVGELEFVTHCYHRPRRLPEWPYNLFAMVHGGSRDEVLHKVSEIARLLGPACRAHDVLFSTEILKKTGLRIGG, encoded by the coding sequence ATGAGCCTGCGGCTCGACGACATCGATCGGCGCCTGGTGCTGGCGACGCAGGACGGCCTGCCGCTGGTGCCGCGCCCGTATCACCAACTGGCGACACAGCTCGGCATCGGCCCGTCCGAGGTGATGGAGCGGCTTCTGCGGATGCTCGCACGCGGAGTCATCCGGCGCATCGGCGCCGTCCCCAACCACTACGCGATCGGCTACACTGCCAACGGCATGAGCGTCTGGGACGTACCGGACGAGGCGATCGACGAACTCGGCGTGCGCGTCGGCGAGCTCGAGTTCGTCACCCACTGCTACCACCGGCCGCGCCGGCTGCCGGAGTGGCCGTACAATCTGTTCGCCATGGTGCATGGGGGTTCGCGTGACGAGGTGCTGCACAAGGTGTCGGAGATTGCCCGCCTGCTCGGCCCTGCCTGCCGCGCGCACGACGTGCTCTTCTCGACCGAAATCCTGAAGAAGACCGGCTTGCGCATCGGCGGCTGA
- a CDS encoding PilZ domain-containing protein has product MTSIETRRRSIIRHPADIPVDIAVGGVNRRVAPRTKEVSVGGVACLGRRPLRVGATVVLSIPLVRPPFRAAGVVVWCQRQRTAYEIGIRFADAADLFAARMVEQMWQIEHYRQRVRREEGRVLDAEAAAREWIDRHAASFPVFGNGSTH; this is encoded by the coding sequence ATGACGTCGATAGAGACGCGCAGGCGCAGCATCATCCGTCATCCGGCGGACATCCCGGTCGATATCGCCGTCGGCGGTGTGAATCGCCGTGTGGCGCCGCGGACGAAGGAAGTCAGCGTGGGCGGTGTGGCCTGCCTTGGCCGACGGCCGCTGCGCGTCGGGGCGACGGTGGTGCTGTCGATTCCGCTCGTGCGGCCGCCGTTTCGCGCCGCCGGGGTGGTGGTCTGGTGCCAACGGCAGCGGACCGCCTACGAGATCGGCATCCGTTTCGCCGACGCCGCCGACCTCTTCGCCGCCCGCATGGTCGAGCAGATGTGGCAGATCGAGCATTACCGGCAGCGGGTCCGGCGCGAAGAGGGGAGGGTGCTCGACGCCGAGGCCGCCGCCCGCGAATGGATCGACCGGCACGCGGCGAGCTTCCCCGTCTTCGGCAACGGCAGTACCCACTGA
- a CDS encoding aminoacyl-tRNA deacylase has translation MASNRLPVSPAIRFLRAAGVTFSDHPYPWEQHGGTAASSRELGVDEHAVIKTLIMEDERRQPLIVLMHGDREVSTQKLARRLGVKSIVPCRPEVANRHSGYLVGGTSPFATRRAMPVYLERSVLELERIFINAGRRGYLVGIAPSVLVDLLHPELVEVAA, from the coding sequence ATGGCGAGCAACCGCCTGCCCGTGTCGCCGGCGATCCGCTTCCTGCGCGCTGCCGGCGTCACCTTCTCCGATCATCCCTACCCCTGGGAGCAGCACGGCGGAACGGCCGCCAGCAGCCGCGAACTCGGGGTCGACGAACACGCGGTGATCAAGACGCTGATCATGGAGGACGAGCGCCGGCAGCCGCTGATCGTCCTCATGCACGGCGACCGCGAGGTGTCGACGCAGAAGCTCGCGCGCCGGCTGGGGGTGAAGTCAATCGTGCCCTGCCGGCCAGAGGTCGCCAACCGTCACTCTGGCTATCTCGTCGGCGGCACCAGTCCCTTCGCCACACGCCGGGCGATGCCCGTGTACCTCGAGCGCAGCGTTCTCGAGCTCGAACGAATCTTCATCAACGCCGGCAGGCGGGGTTACCTCGTCGGCATCGCGCCGTCGGTGCTCGTCGACCTGTTGCACCCCGAACTGGTCGAGGTTGCTGCCTGA
- a CDS encoding Lrp/AsnC family transcriptional regulator: MHEPAVIDAVDRALIDRLQGGFPICERPYAEVAGWLGIDEAELLERLGRLLATRVLTRFGPMFQVEQMGGAFVLAAMAVPEADWQRVRALVDALPEVAHNYRRESDRHSAFNMWFVLATESEAGIAAAIRRIEEGSGLPVFAFPKLREYFVEMKLAVRT; the protein is encoded by the coding sequence ATGCATGAGCCGGCAGTGATCGATGCCGTCGATCGGGCGCTGATCGACCGCCTGCAGGGCGGTTTTCCGATCTGCGAACGACCCTATGCCGAGGTCGCCGGCTGGCTGGGAATCGACGAGGCGGAACTGCTCGAGCGTCTCGGGCGCCTGCTCGCGACGCGCGTCCTGACCCGCTTCGGGCCGATGTTCCAGGTCGAGCAGATGGGTGGCGCCTTCGTCCTGGCGGCGATGGCGGTGCCCGAGGCCGACTGGCAGCGGGTGCGCGCGCTCGTCGATGCGCTGCCCGAAGTCGCCCACAACTACCGCCGCGAGAGCGACCGGCACTCGGCCTTCAACATGTGGTTCGTCCTCGCCACCGAGAGCGAGGCGGGAATCGCCGCCGCCATCCGCCGCATCGAGGAGGGCAGTGGCCTGCCGGTCTTCGCCTTCCCGAAGCTCAGGGAATACTTCGTCGAGATGAAGCTGGCGGTGCGCACATGA
- a CDS encoding DUF4255 domain-containing protein, whose amino-acid sequence MANVFAVHAVGSSIVTFLRNTYPTEIGGRPLPECDFELVSGGQMASEGEERNRITLFLYRLTVNEHSRQSAHLRGSASGVGPLGLDLHYLMSSWGMAAQDEQVALTWALRQLHEYPVLDASSLTPDAGWASDEVIQIIPAELATEDVMRIWDALTPSYRLSVSYVARLVRIDPDSDAAQFRPVVSGRFAYGSGAA is encoded by the coding sequence ATGGCAAACGTGTTCGCGGTGCACGCAGTCGGCAGTTCGATCGTGACCTTCCTCCGCAACACCTATCCGACCGAGATCGGCGGCCGCCCCTTGCCCGAGTGCGACTTCGAGCTCGTGAGCGGCGGCCAGATGGCCAGCGAGGGCGAGGAACGCAACCGCATCACGCTGTTCCTCTATCGCCTGACGGTGAACGAACACTCGCGCCAGAGCGCCCACCTGCGCGGCTCCGCCAGCGGCGTCGGGCCACTCGGGCTCGACCTGCACTACCTGATGAGCAGTTGGGGAATGGCGGCACAGGATGAGCAGGTGGCGTTGACCTGGGCGCTGCGCCAACTGCACGAGTACCCGGTGCTCGACGCCTCGTCGCTGACTCCCGATGCCGGCTGGGCGAGCGACGAGGTGATCCAGATCATCCCGGCCGAGCTGGCGACCGAGGACGTGATGCGCATCTGGGATGCGCTGACGCCTTCGTACCGGCTGTCGGTCTCCTACGTCGCGCGACTCGTGCGCATCGATCCCGACAGCGACGCCGCGCAGTTCCGCCCGGTGGTCAGCGGGCGCTTCGCCTACGGCAGCGGGGCGGCGTGA
- a CDS encoding mechanosensitive ion channel: MLALLLLLLGTPAAAQFPWSKEKSAPPAASAEPAEKPREKAARNLAEARRQQEAFRVEEGVARPTEDPLVSERRRLLDRLVVAYGEQIKLIDDLENLDRPRPPDLQQQELLAGFGGPGPYSALRVDALRDAQQAVRNLMQRLAAADRALDTLQTGQLDEQRKASEAVRLADDRLSRARGKEETERERDNRDATLLRRKLAETQLFNISLAKERIAAETRALQARDTEMERLLTRVLPAQELSKDELEQQQALLRRELKQLNSEAERLIVDNSRRAAERERLLADAEAGRGNAQSAGRLQLLDARLESDRVRLLALNWAQTLAQASIDAWAQRYVGFQSQDATTRQGVVAWLTRTRDELASRRQLVQQLAQEARAEVREEEARIAAGTAGAATAAQQAEMLAALRERSQAFERVERMGTGLLRQIERWLADFGFSGSGARSGDWKFATAQVTETLKGIWNFEMFAVDESTLIDGKSVTVSYGVTVGKSIGAILLFLLGYWLFAALSRRLQRVMVQRFGVDQQLASVIRRWAMIALGVLLVVFILNLARIPLTVFAFLGGALAIGVGFGTQTIIKNVISGIIVLFERKVRVGDIIQLGGMTGHVVAVDLRASTVRGFDGVEALIPNSSFLENQVVNWTYSNPRIRREIRIGIAYGSPIHRAAEIIAGCAADHGEVLRDPPPEVFFEDFSDSALLLVLVFWVELGAQRPPGRRVDSDLRYAIEKRLGAAGIAIPFPQRDLHLDTSRPLAVSIAPQREAPGNPGAA; encoded by the coding sequence TTGCTCGCCCTGCTCCTGCTGCTGCTCGGCACGCCGGCAGCGGCGCAGTTCCCCTGGTCGAAGGAGAAGAGCGCGCCACCCGCGGCGAGCGCCGAGCCGGCGGAGAAGCCGCGCGAAAAGGCGGCGCGCAACCTCGCCGAGGCGCGCCGGCAGCAGGAGGCGTTCAGGGTCGAGGAAGGCGTTGCGCGGCCAACCGAGGATCCGCTGGTCAGCGAGAGGCGTCGGCTGCTGGACCGCCTCGTCGTCGCCTACGGCGAGCAGATCAAGCTCATCGACGACCTCGAGAACCTCGACCGGCCGCGCCCGCCCGACCTGCAGCAGCAGGAGCTGCTCGCCGGCTTCGGCGGCCCCGGACCGTACTCGGCCTTGCGCGTCGATGCGCTGCGCGACGCGCAGCAGGCCGTGCGCAACCTCATGCAGCGACTGGCGGCCGCCGACCGCGCCCTCGACACCCTGCAGACTGGGCAGCTCGATGAGCAACGCAAGGCGAGCGAGGCGGTTCGTCTCGCCGATGACCGGCTGAGCCGCGCGCGCGGCAAGGAGGAGACCGAGCGGGAACGGGACAACCGTGACGCGACCCTGCTGCGCCGGAAGCTGGCGGAAACACAGCTCTTCAACATCAGCCTGGCGAAGGAGAGGATCGCCGCCGAGACGAGGGCGCTGCAGGCGCGCGACACCGAGATGGAACGGCTTCTGACACGGGTCCTGCCGGCCCAGGAACTGAGCAAGGACGAACTCGAGCAGCAGCAGGCGCTGCTGCGCCGGGAACTGAAGCAGCTCAACTCGGAAGCCGAGCGGCTGATCGTCGACAACAGCCGCCGCGCGGCGGAGCGCGAACGCCTTCTCGCCGATGCCGAGGCCGGCCGTGGCAACGCACAGTCGGCAGGGCGCCTGCAGCTGCTCGATGCGCGACTGGAGAGCGACCGTGTACGCCTGCTGGCGCTGAACTGGGCCCAGACGCTGGCACAGGCGAGCATCGACGCCTGGGCGCAGCGTTACGTCGGCTTCCAGTCACAGGACGCGACGACCCGGCAGGGCGTCGTCGCCTGGCTGACGCGTACCCGCGACGAACTCGCGAGCCGCCGCCAGCTCGTGCAGCAGCTCGCGCAGGAAGCGCGCGCCGAGGTCCGGGAGGAGGAAGCGCGCATCGCGGCAGGCACTGCCGGTGCCGCAACGGCGGCGCAGCAGGCGGAGATGCTCGCTGCGCTGCGCGAGCGGAGCCAGGCCTTCGAGCGCGTCGAGCGGATGGGGACCGGACTGCTGCGGCAGATCGAGCGCTGGCTGGCTGACTTCGGTTTCAGCGGCAGCGGTGCTCGCTCCGGCGACTGGAAGTTCGCCACCGCGCAGGTGACCGAAACGCTGAAGGGGATCTGGAACTTCGAGATGTTCGCCGTCGACGAATCGACGTTGATCGACGGCAAGAGCGTCACCGTCAGCTACGGCGTCACCGTCGGCAAGAGCATCGGCGCAATCCTTCTGTTCCTGCTCGGTTACTGGCTGTTCGCGGCGCTGTCGCGGCGCTTGCAGCGGGTGATGGTGCAGCGTTTCGGCGTCGACCAGCAGCTCGCCAGCGTCATCCGCCGCTGGGCGATGATCGCGCTCGGCGTGTTGCTGGTGGTCTTCATCCTCAACCTGGCGCGCATCCCGCTGACGGTCTTCGCCTTTCTCGGCGGCGCGCTGGCGATCGGTGTCGGTTTCGGCACGCAGACGATCATCAAGAACGTCATCAGCGGCATCATCGTCCTCTTCGAGCGCAAGGTCCGCGTCGGTGACATCATCCAGCTCGGCGGCATGACCGGCCACGTCGTCGCCGTCGACCTGCGCGCGTCGACGGTGCGCGGCTTCGACGGTGTCGAGGCACTGATTCCGAATTCCAGTTTTCTCGAGAACCAGGTGGTCAACTGGACCTACTCGAACCCGCGCATCCGGCGCGAGATCCGCATCGGCATCGCCTACGGCTCGCCGATCCACCGTGCCGCCGAGATCATCGCCGGCTGCGCCGCGGATCACGGCGAGGTGCTCAGGGATCCACCGCCGGAGGTCTTCTTCGAGGACTTCTCCGACAGCGCGCTGCTGCTCGTGCTCGTCTTCTGGGTCGAACTCGGAGCACAGCGGCCGCCGGGACGCCGGGTCGACAGCGACCTGCGTTACGCGATCGAGAAACGACTGGGAGCCGCCGGCATCGCCATCCCGTTCCCGCAGCGGGACCTGCACCTCGATACCTCGCGACCGCTGGCCGTCAGCATCGCGCCGCAGAGGGAAGCGCCCGGCAATCCCGGCGCGGCCTGA
- a CDS encoding NAD(P)H-dependent oxidoreductase translates to MCRPPGTEKRSAKPPRRVRRPPDFAPGRPDRRGVNLIALIYAHPHPARSRANRVLLDAARRVPSVTVRSLYDTYPDFAIDVAAERQLLVESQLIVWQHPLMWYSSPALQKLWFDTVLGDGWATGEGGTALVGKSCLWVTTTGAPAAGYTPEGAHRFPFAAFVPVMEMTARYCGMIWLPPLVLHGAHQVDDDVLHRHAAEYRQRLLAFAADAEVVRG, encoded by the coding sequence ATGTGCCGACCGCCAGGGACGGAGAAGCGGTCGGCGAAGCCACCCCGGCGGGTGCGCCGCCCGCCGGACTTCGCGCCTGGCCGCCCAGATCGTCGAGGAGTCAACTTGATCGCCCTGATCTACGCCCATCCGCATCCGGCGCGCTCGCGCGCCAACCGCGTGCTGCTGGACGCGGCGCGCCGAGTGCCGTCGGTGACGGTTCGCTCGCTCTACGATACGTACCCGGATTTCGCCATCGACGTCGCCGCCGAACGCCAACTGCTGGTCGAGTCGCAGCTGATCGTCTGGCAACACCCGTTGATGTGGTATTCGTCACCGGCGCTGCAGAAGCTCTGGTTCGACACGGTGCTCGGCGACGGCTGGGCCACCGGCGAAGGCGGCACGGCGCTGGTCGGCAAGTCGTGTCTCTGGGTGACGACCACCGGCGCGCCGGCCGCCGGCTACACGCCGGAGGGCGCTCACAGGTTCCCGTTCGCGGCCTTCGTGCCGGTGATGGAGATGACCGCACGCTACTGCGGCATGATCTGGCTGCCGCCGCTGGTGCTGCACGGCGCGCATCAGGTCGATGACGACGTGCTGCACCGGCATGCGGCGGAGTACCGCCAGCGCTTGCTGGCGTTTGCGGCGGATGCGGAGGTGGTACGTGGCTGA
- a CDS encoding Lrp/AsnC family transcriptional regulator, producing the protein MIDSGALDFRLLNEFQRDFPLCPAPFAELASRLGVAEAKVLQGLEALRREGKVARVGAVFAPKRIGASTLAALAVPPAQLAAVAEAVNRFPEVNHNYEREHRYNLWFVVTAGSEGRLQATLGAIEQLAGVPLLRLPMLQEYHIDLGFALGGDAAATRRCVPVRQALVPPRALDEQERRLVIALQEGLPLFIRPFWILASRIGCDEGEVLERIRRWCAEGIIKRFGVIVRHHELGYTANAMLVHDVPDSDVDEVGERLACADGVNLCYRRPRVPPQWRYNLFCMIHGQARSEVAASIASLRQRLGLADYAHEVLFSLTRFKQSGARYA; encoded by the coding sequence ATGATCGACAGCGGCGCCCTCGACTTCCGCCTGCTCAACGAGTTCCAGCGCGATTTCCCGCTCTGTCCGGCACCCTTTGCCGAACTGGCGTCGCGTCTCGGCGTCGCCGAAGCGAAGGTGCTGCAGGGACTCGAAGCGCTGCGTCGCGAGGGCAAGGTCGCGCGCGTCGGCGCGGTCTTCGCTCCGAAGCGGATCGGTGCCAGCACGCTGGCGGCACTGGCGGTCCCGCCGGCGCAACTGGCGGCGGTGGCCGAGGCGGTGAATCGCTTTCCCGAGGTCAATCACAACTACGAGCGCGAGCACCGCTACAACCTCTGGTTCGTCGTCACCGCCGGTTCCGAAGGGCGGCTGCAGGCCACCCTGGGAGCGATCGAGCAACTGGCCGGAGTGCCGTTGCTGCGGCTGCCGATGCTGCAGGAGTACCACATCGACCTCGGCTTCGCGCTCGGCGGCGACGCCGCGGCGACGCGCCGGTGCGTGCCGGTGCGGCAAGCCCTGGTGCCGCCGCGGGCGCTCGACGAGCAGGAGCGGCGGCTGGTCATCGCCCTGCAGGAGGGCTTGCCACTCTTCATCCGGCCGTTCTGGATCCTCGCCAGCCGCATCGGCTGCGACGAGGGCGAAGTGCTCGAGCGGATCCGGCGCTGGTGCGCCGAAGGCATCATCAAGCGCTTCGGGGTCATTGTCCGGCACCACGAACTCGGCTATACCGCCAACGCGATGCTGGTGCACGACGTTCCCGACAGCGATGTCGACGAGGTCGGCGAACGGCTGGCGTGCGCCGACGGCGTCAATCTGTGCTATCGCCGGCCGCGGGTCCCGCCGCAGTGGCGCTACAACCTGTTCTGCATGATCCATGGCCAGGCCCGCAGCGAAGTGGCGGCGAGCATCGCCAGCCTGCGGCAGCGGCTCGGGCTCGCCGACTACGCGCACGAGGTCCTCTTCTCGCTGACCCGCTTCAAGCAGAGCGGTGCGCGCTATGCATGA